The region ATGGCTGAGACAGCATCTAACCTTGAGAGTGTCTATACGGGCGAGCAAAACCAATTAGCAGATCGTCTCAATAACTTGAGTGGTGAATTACAAGGCTTTGCAGAAGAGATTAACCAACTACTTTCCAATTTGGTAAAGGAAAATACAAATACGCGTGAAGTGGTTGAAAATTTGGAAAATTCAAACAATCGTTTGCTCAGTGACTTACATCAATTGTCGATGGAGATGACACGCAATTCTGATATATTGAGTCGTCAGAGCTCACAGATCAACGATAGTTTGGCTAATTTGAATGAACATTTGAATCAGTCAATCAATCAGTTCTCTTATCAGTTGCAAGCTGGTGTGAAAAACACCTTGAATGAATTTGACTCGAGTTTGGCTGAAATCAGTTTACGTTTGGCTAACACAACAGCCGAGATCAAAGATAGCGCTCAGAGTATTACTAACAGCTTGCGGGCCAAGAATACATTAGCAGGTAATGAGGAAGTTGCTGAACGGTAGGAGAGGTGTATGGTCAACAAAAAGAACCGTGGCAAGGGTCATAAAAGTCGCTTAGCCAGCCTCGATGGTCAACGTTTGCAAAAAGTTAGTAAAAATGCCACGACATCAAGTAAGGCGGTAAAAGCTAAGGCTCAACATATCGAAATTGGCACTAAATCGCAAGAGAGCCAGCAAAATTCAGCTAACTTCATTAAAGAGTGGTTAGCTCAACTTGATGAGCTAAAAACTAATGATAATGTTGGCGAGGCATTGCCCGACTGTAAGATTCGCTTGCAAGATGCCTTACAATTCATTCGCCAGACGCATTTTTTGATTGATGAAATACCTGGCCAGATTAGTCGTAGAGAAGTTAATGCTTTTTTGGATCAGATTGCGCGTCTTTCGACCAACCAATTACCGATTTTTACCAATGAACTTAGTTCTAAGGAAATAAGTTTGATTTATGCTGCCTTTACCGAGCCCTTGTACAAGGAAGAAAAGCAGATTTTGCGCAATATGGCGCTTTTCCGCTCCAGTTATTATACCTTTATCATCGGCTTTACAACTTGGCAACACGCTTTTCCAAATCCTGACATGCAGCTTACTTTGAGCTTAGTGTACAAGTATTTGCAATCCCAGCATGACTTGGAGCGACCAGTTTTTGCCAAAGAGTTATTGGCAGATCACTGTTCGCTTGATTTGTCAGATCGGATTTTTATTCAGCAGTGTGTGCGTTTGCTAGAGAAAGAGCTTTTAATCAAGCAGAAGTTTGCCAATTTAACTGAGTTTTTCCAGCATTATGCTATTCAAAATCACAGTGCCTTTGCTGCTACCTTGCTAGGCTACTTTTTCCTCATGGTCGATTGGACTTGGTATGTTAAGGAGTCGAGGCTGCTTTTCATACATTTACCGCTCATGTTGAAGGAAGTGGCAGCGGAGATTATCAGTAGAATGATCAGTTTGGATCAGACAGCGTCCAAATCGAAGAACTTTTTGTTCAGGCAACTAGAACAAATTTTGACGGATAATAAATTCAAGCAACGCATATGGCCGGTAATTAAGCCTGAATTAAGAGATAGTTATCAGCGGTGGACGATTGAAGATAAAATCAGCAATCATTGTTTGAACAATGTGCTGAAACGTGCCTTTTTGCTGAATTATATTGAGGACATCTTGGACGTGGCTGATTTAGGTCCTGATATTTTGGCAATTCGTTTCCGCAATTTCTTGCTGATTGATGATGCTAATCAGAAAGATCGTATTTTGTACTATGACAATGCCACAATTAGAGAATTATTGGCGCAAGAATTGCCCGAAACTTATTTGGCTAGCCCACCATTGGGCGTCCGCTTGGCCAAAGATGCTCTAGCTAATCAGAATTTACAAGGCATAATTGCCATTATGTTGACTGATGGTGAACTGAAAGATAGCCAGATGTTGATGAATTATGCCGTGGAAAGACTGATAGAAGTGCCTAATAAGTCAGGTACAGCCGTTTTGAAAGATTGGACCAAGAAGCAAGTATCTGAAGCTAACATTCAGATGGCTCAACCTTTAATGAACAATCAAGCACCATTAAGAGATGTGCCTAAAGCAAAAGCAGATTTAGCCTTTAATGCCTTGCCTATTCAAAATCCAGTAAAAGAGATTTGGCAGGCGAAAGCTAAAGCAGAAATGCCAGCCGTACCTGGACAGATGGGAGAAAGTAGACGACCAAATATTCGTCGTCGCCGTTAAGTTATCGACATGAAAAAATTGAAGATGAATATACCTACAGCCTGGCTCAAATTCTCTAAACTGTCACTTATAGTTTGTGCGTTGGTGATAGTTTGGTTTGGCTTGTTAAGAATTAGGCCGAAGCTTGAAAATAAGCAAGCTAAAGCTAGCTTACCGACCGAAACTGACTTGAATGGTCAGCTTGTTACAACTTCAACAAGTTCAGTGAGTGACCAGATATTAAGCGCCAATGAAGCTGCGAGAGCTGTGCAAAAAGCTGCTAGTGAAGTTGAAGAGACACAGGTTGTAAATTCAGGAAATTTGACAGAGAATGGCGAGATAAGCGCTTTTGAGCTGGCGAAAAATGCAAGCTCAGGCCACAATGCGAAAAATGGAGATAGTTTGGCATATTACAGCTTTGAGCAACAACAAAAACTAGATAAATTTTTCGGGCCATTACCATTTATCAACCAATTACAGATAATCCGTCATTTCAAAGTCAGAGGCTTGTATGCGGCAAATGCCGAGAATATTTTTGATTTGATCAGTCTGATTAAGAACAGTGAACTAAATGCTGTTGTCATCAATGTAAAATCAGACTCATATTTTCATTACTCAACCCAAAGCAAAATTGCGCGTCAGGCGAATTTGAGTATTGAAGCTAGTGATGATTTGCAGACTAAGATTAAGCAATTAAAAGCTGCCGGTATACGTGTGATTGGCAAAATTTCATGCTTCAAAGATACTTTACTTGCCCGAAATTATCCTGATTTTGCCATTAAAGATCGCGAAAATCGGGTGATTAATTGGGCCAATGAGGGTGAAGCTTCTTTTGTTAATCCTTACAATATCAATGTTTGGCGCTATTTAAGAGACTGTTGTTATGAAGCAATTGATTTAGGCTGCGACGAATTAATTTTGGATCAAGTTCGTTTCCCTTCTGGCCTTGCGAGCAATGAAGTTGGCAATGTTTACTACGGCGAAAAGGAAGATTTGCCTGATAAACCTTCTGCTATTTCTAGGTTCCTTGAGTTTATGCGGGTGGAAATTTCGGACAAATTACAAGTCCCTTTAACAGCTTCCCTTTATGACATACACAGTGACAAGGGCTCAGAATTGACAGGCCAGAGTTATAAGCTGTTTAGCACTTGTGGTATAGACAGTATTGCACCAAATTTGTTCCCAGCTGATTATGCTAACGCCTCACAATGGTATGGCAATGGAGTTGGGACAGAGATTAACGGTCAATTATTTAAAGCACCAGACTTAGATCCTTATGGCGTTATTTCTGCTACTTCTAATTATTATTTGCATAACTTTGGCAAAACTCAGCAGCGTACGTTCTATCGGCCATATTTGCAAGCCTTTACAGCTTATTACTTGCCGAGGAAATATTGGCATGAG is a window of Amygdalobacter nucleatus DNA encoding:
- a CDS encoding putative glycoside hydrolase, whose translation is MKKLKMNIPTAWLKFSKLSLIVCALVIVWFGLLRIRPKLENKQAKASLPTETDLNGQLVTTSTSSVSDQILSANEAARAVQKAASEVEETQVVNSGNLTENGEISAFELAKNASSGHNAKNGDSLAYYSFEQQQKLDKFFGPLPFINQLQIIRHFKVRGLYAANAENIFDLISLIKNSELNAVVINVKSDSYFHYSTQSKIARQANLSIEASDDLQTKIKQLKAAGIRVIGKISCFKDTLLARNYPDFAIKDRENRVINWANEGEASFVNPYNINVWRYLRDCCYEAIDLGCDELILDQVRFPSGLASNEVGNVYYGEKEDLPDKPSAISRFLEFMRVEISDKLQVPLTASLYDIHSDKGSELTGQSYKLFSTCGIDSIAPNLFPADYANASQWYGNGVGTEINGQLFKAPDLDPYGVISATSNYYLHNFGKTQQRTFYRPYLQAFTAYYLPRKYWHEYTPLEIAKQIKALQDNGFTEYILWNNEASYSQNIFQELGNLQANKVPTSTTISEH